Proteins encoded by one window of Actinocorallia herbida:
- a CDS encoding ABC transporter permease, which translates to MVTLTKTAGPARPARLLKSVRPGEAVGAVLVLLLLVAMVAPSVLAPYDPFEINPSEAFQGPSWSHWFGTDESGRDAFSRVIHGTQSSILIGLLAMAIGLGLAVVLGTLAGLGNRALDFAVGRVLEVLFAVPVLLLALLFVAVLGSGVVPSGIAVGLATAPGYARLIRSQVISARTSGYAEAATVLGRSRWTSLRRHILPNMASRLFVLATLGVGQAVVWACSLSFLGLGVAPPNTEWGAMLAAGRDYISNAWWLTVFPGVFIVLTAATLTLLGRSLQNRSREA; encoded by the coding sequence ATGGTGACCTTGACGAAAACGGCGGGCCCCGCGAGGCCGGCACGCCTGCTGAAGTCGGTGCGCCCCGGAGAGGCGGTCGGCGCCGTCCTGGTGCTGCTCCTGCTCGTGGCGATGGTCGCCCCGAGCGTCCTCGCCCCCTACGACCCGTTCGAGATCAACCCGTCCGAGGCGTTCCAGGGCCCGTCCTGGAGCCACTGGTTCGGCACCGACGAGTCGGGACGCGACGCGTTCAGCAGGGTCATCCACGGCACGCAGTCATCGATCCTCATCGGCCTCCTGGCGATGGCCATCGGGCTCGGCCTCGCGGTCGTGCTCGGCACCCTCGCAGGGCTCGGCAACCGGGCGCTGGACTTCGCCGTCGGCCGCGTACTCGAAGTGCTGTTCGCGGTGCCCGTGCTGCTGCTCGCGCTGCTGTTCGTCGCGGTGCTCGGCAGCGGCGTGGTGCCGTCCGGCATCGCGGTCGGGCTGGCGACCGCGCCGGGGTACGCCAGGCTCATCCGCAGCCAGGTGATCAGCGCCCGGACGTCCGGGTACGCCGAGGCCGCGACGGTCCTGGGCCGGAGCCGGTGGACGTCGCTGCGCCGGCACATCCTGCCGAACATGGCGTCCCGGCTGTTCGTGCTGGCCACGCTGGGCGTCGGGCAGGCCGTGGTGTGGGCGTGCTCGCTGAGCTTCCTCGGCCTCGGCGTCGCCCCGCCGAACACCGAGTGGGGCGCGATGCTCGCCGCGGGCCGCGACTACATCTCGAACGCCTGGTGGCTGACGGTCTTCCCCGGGGTGTTCATCGTGCTCACCGCGGCGACCCTGACGCTGCTCGGCCGCTCCCTCCAGAACCGTTCCCGGGAGGCATGA
- a CDS encoding ABC transporter permease, with translation MGRIVARVLGAVFVLWAVVTLAFFGAYAIPGDPAEAVVGGAGSRSTPEQLAQISAQYGFDRPLWVQYLDTLGDLLHGDLGTSYSLKTPVATLIGQTVGGTLVLAAASLAVAWAVAIIVALGSTRDSRLGTALGSLLEVTSVAVPHFWLGSVLILLFSVGLGWLPPISTPGPSGLVLPVLSLALPLAGFLGQVMRESFIAALDAPFTLSARARGETETRVRLVHALRHAALPAISLSGWAFGSLISGAVVVETLFSRPGLGRTLLAGVLAGDIPVIVGVVLVIAAVYVLVTFATEAADRIADPRLKAAARPTEAAAW, from the coding sequence ATGGGAAGGATCGTCGCACGCGTCCTCGGCGCGGTCTTCGTCCTCTGGGCCGTCGTGACCCTGGCGTTCTTCGGCGCCTACGCGATCCCGGGAGACCCCGCCGAGGCCGTCGTGGGCGGCGCGGGATCGCGGTCGACGCCCGAGCAGCTCGCCCAGATCAGCGCGCAGTACGGGTTCGACCGGCCGCTGTGGGTCCAGTACCTCGACACGCTCGGCGACCTGCTGCACGGCGACCTCGGCACCTCCTACTCGCTGAAGACGCCGGTGGCCACGCTGATCGGGCAGACCGTCGGCGGGACCCTGGTCCTCGCGGCGGCCTCCCTGGCCGTCGCCTGGGCCGTCGCGATCATCGTCGCGCTCGGCTCGACCCGCGACAGCAGGCTCGGCACGGCGCTGGGCTCGCTGCTGGAGGTCACCTCCGTGGCGGTGCCGCACTTCTGGCTCGGCAGCGTGCTGATCCTGCTGTTCAGCGTCGGCCTCGGCTGGCTGCCGCCGATCAGCACGCCGGGTCCCTCGGGGCTGGTGCTGCCGGTGCTCAGTCTGGCGCTGCCGCTGGCCGGGTTCCTCGGCCAGGTGATGCGCGAGTCGTTCATCGCGGCCCTGGACGCGCCGTTCACCCTCTCGGCGAGGGCCCGCGGCGAGACCGAGACCCGGGTCCGGCTGGTGCACGCGCTGCGGCACGCGGCGCTGCCCGCGATCAGCCTGTCGGGCTGGGCGTTCGGCTCGCTCATCAGCGGCGCGGTCGTGGTGGAGACGCTCTTCTCCCGGCCCGGCCTCGGCCGGACCCTGCTCGCCGGGGTCCTCGCCGGGGACATCCCGGTCATCGTCGGCGTGGTCCTCGTCATCGCGGCCGTGTACGTCCTGGTGACGTTCGCGACCGAGGCCGCGGACCGGATCGCCGACCCGCGGCTCAAGGCGGCCGCCCGTCCGACGGAGGCGGCGGCATGGTGA
- a CDS encoding SMI1/KNR4 family protein yields the protein MQRIADAVRVRDGAGALVGVGEEEILAVMADQGLGRLPGAYREFLALMGRRAGRLLAGTDAFHPAIFGLKKSAPELSEGTAFEGIPPGALVFAMHQGYQVYWMEDVSADDPKVFFYQEGDDGIAREWESFTEFLNAEFGDGGALVSLVEAAVTGFVTMEMADGIAREYPEVVGSVVGWIRDAAAAGNWRRVERLANLAAPLAPPGLGAELCGILEADPVGLGVEDELGFDEARMPE from the coding sequence GTGCAGAGGATCGCAGACGCCGTGCGGGTCCGGGACGGGGCGGGCGCGTTAGTGGGGGTCGGCGAAGAAGAGATCCTCGCGGTCATGGCAGACCAGGGACTGGGCCGGTTGCCGGGCGCCTATCGTGAGTTCCTCGCCCTGATGGGGCGCCGCGCGGGAAGGCTTCTGGCGGGTACCGACGCGTTCCATCCCGCGATCTTCGGGCTCAAGAAGAGCGCACCCGAACTCTCCGAGGGGACGGCGTTCGAGGGCATTCCGCCCGGGGCGCTCGTCTTCGCCATGCACCAGGGCTACCAGGTCTACTGGATGGAGGACGTGTCCGCCGACGACCCGAAGGTCTTCTTCTACCAGGAGGGCGACGACGGGATCGCCCGGGAATGGGAGTCGTTCACCGAATTCCTGAACGCCGAGTTCGGGGACGGCGGGGCGCTGGTTTCCCTGGTGGAGGCGGCGGTCACGGGGTTCGTCACGATGGAGATGGCGGACGGGATCGCGCGCGAGTATCCCGAGGTCGTCGGGTCGGTGGTCGGGTGGATCCGCGATGCGGCCGCTGCGGGGAACTGGCGGAGGGTGGAGAGGCTGGCGAATCTCGCGGCTCCGCTCGCCCCTCCCGGGCTGGGTGCGGAGCTCTGCGGGATCCTCGAAGCGGATCCGGTCGGGCTGGGCGTCGAGGACGAGCTCGGTTTCGATGAAGCGCGAATGCCGGAGTGA
- a CDS encoding ABC transporter substrate-binding protein, with the protein MRRTLPSLSVALLSTVLLAACGGGGGEDTANLTPQQGGTLVYATGDDEPACLDPQTRGNVPQALLGSQFLESLFYQDEKGEIQPWLASAWKVSEDGKAWTVDVRQDVKFSDGTPLNAEAVKVNIDRVLNPDTQSTTGRLALSKVDKVEVTGEYTAVIHLLQPDGALLESLSQVWLPIESPTALKRSNEENCLSPVGTGPFKIESWTKQDNVTLARNDSYSTPPPGASHTGPAYLDKIVWRFVPDGTTRFAALQSGQVNVVDVLEPQNAVAAKNIPTLGTLIASRPGEPVEIKLNTGRAPFDDAKVREAFFSAVDVAGALKSVYLGTVEQAKSPLSSATRYRADTVKQAYDPDAANQLLDEAGWTAKDADGIRSKDGKALTVVLPYAATIPLEPGFYEQVQATAKKVGFDVKLQPLETAKWWVANNDWEYDALPIYYTKNSADVLRITSLSSANTATTVGGYHSGNTALKSPELDALLEKAGESTDDTERADLYKQAQELLSNGYYVLPVYDQQTRLGYETKVKGLRLLPSLSMPTFYDAWIND; encoded by the coding sequence GTGCGCAGAACCCTTCCTTCGCTGTCCGTCGCCCTCCTGAGCACGGTGCTGCTCGCCGCGTGCGGCGGGGGCGGCGGCGAAGACACCGCGAACCTGACGCCGCAGCAGGGCGGGACCCTGGTCTACGCGACGGGTGACGACGAGCCGGCCTGCCTCGACCCGCAGACCCGCGGCAACGTCCCGCAGGCGCTGCTCGGCAGCCAGTTCCTGGAGAGCCTCTTCTACCAGGACGAGAAGGGCGAGATCCAGCCGTGGCTGGCCTCCGCCTGGAAGGTCTCCGAGGACGGCAAGGCCTGGACGGTCGACGTCCGCCAGGACGTGAAGTTCTCCGACGGAACCCCGCTCAACGCCGAGGCCGTCAAGGTCAACATCGACCGCGTCCTGAACCCCGACACCCAGTCGACCACCGGCCGGCTCGCCCTGTCGAAGGTCGACAAGGTCGAGGTGACGGGCGAGTACACCGCGGTGATCCACCTGCTCCAGCCCGACGGCGCCCTCCTGGAGTCCCTGTCGCAGGTGTGGCTCCCGATCGAGTCGCCGACGGCCCTGAAGCGGAGCAACGAGGAGAACTGCCTCTCCCCGGTCGGCACCGGCCCGTTCAAGATCGAGTCCTGGACCAAGCAGGACAACGTCACCCTCGCCCGCAACGACTCCTACAGCACGCCGCCGCCCGGCGCGTCGCACACCGGCCCCGCCTATCTCGACAAGATCGTGTGGCGCTTCGTGCCGGACGGCACCACCCGCTTCGCGGCCCTCCAGAGCGGCCAGGTCAACGTGGTGGACGTCCTGGAGCCGCAGAACGCGGTCGCGGCGAAGAACATCCCGACGCTGGGGACGCTGATCGCCTCCCGGCCCGGCGAGCCCGTCGAGATCAAGCTGAACACCGGGCGCGCCCCGTTCGACGACGCCAAGGTGCGCGAGGCGTTCTTCTCCGCCGTCGACGTCGCGGGCGCGCTCAAGAGCGTCTACCTCGGCACCGTCGAGCAGGCGAAGTCGCCGCTCAGCTCCGCCACCCGCTACCGCGCCGACACCGTCAAGCAGGCCTACGACCCCGACGCCGCGAACCAGCTCCTCGACGAGGCGGGCTGGACCGCCAAGGACGCCGACGGCATCCGCAGCAAGGACGGCAAGGCCCTGACCGTCGTCCTGCCGTACGCCGCGACGATCCCGCTGGAGCCCGGCTTCTACGAGCAGGTCCAGGCGACCGCGAAGAAGGTCGGATTCGACGTCAAGCTCCAGCCGCTGGAGACCGCCAAGTGGTGGGTCGCCAACAACGACTGGGAGTACGACGCGCTCCCGATCTACTACACGAAGAACTCCGCCGACGTCCTGCGCATCACCTCCCTCAGCTCGGCCAACACCGCGACGACGGTCGGCGGCTACCACTCGGGCAACACGGCCCTGAAGAGCCCCGAGCTCGACGCGCTGCTGGAGAAGGCCGGCGAGAGCACCGACGACACCGAGCGCGCCGACCTCTACAAGCAGGCCCAGGAGCTGCTCTCCAACGGCTACTACGTGCTGCCCGTCTACGACCAGCAGACGCGCCTCGGCTACGAGACCAAGGTGAAGGGCCTGCGCCTGCTCCCGTCGCTGAGCATGCCGACCTTCTACGACGCCTGGATCAACGACTGA
- a CDS encoding LLM class flavin-dependent oxidoreductase has product MTLHFNAFVMNTASHIQHGQWRHPDSGQVDFDDVDFWVDLAKRLEAGRFDAIFFADVSGLYGPADGDYEVHARNGLQIPSNDPAVLLSALAVNTEHLGLAYTSGILQMPPFTFARQISTLDHISRGRVAWNVVTGTQENGARNLGLPGLIPHDERYRQAEEFVDVTYQLWEGSWDDGALLKDRARGVYADASKIHKIRHKGEFYSVEGPHLPSPSRQRTPLLFQAGASATGRSFAARHAEAVFIAAPSPEVAAEGITETRRLAVEAGRLASDIKFFQGISFVVGSTEEEARRKEADLEEYISAEGMLAHMNFGTRPDGTAYPPETLLKDIDTETSKGILEWLRRSVTDREPTVADLADIVARRATRLVGTPEQIADGLQVWKDAGVDGINVVNWRLPGSYQEFIDHVMPVLRKRGLAQEEYTEGSLRKKLFGTDLINDRHPAARHRGAFKESR; this is encoded by the coding sequence ATGACCCTTCACTTCAACGCGTTCGTCATGAACACCGCATCGCACATCCAGCACGGCCAGTGGCGGCATCCCGACTCGGGCCAGGTCGACTTCGACGACGTCGATTTCTGGGTCGATCTCGCCAAGCGGCTGGAGGCGGGCCGCTTCGACGCGATCTTCTTCGCCGACGTGTCCGGGCTGTACGGGCCCGCCGACGGCGACTACGAGGTGCACGCCCGCAACGGGCTCCAGATCCCCAGCAACGACCCGGCGGTGCTGCTGTCGGCGCTCGCGGTCAACACCGAGCACCTCGGTCTCGCCTACACCAGCGGCATCCTCCAGATGCCGCCGTTCACCTTCGCCCGGCAGATCTCCACCCTCGACCACATCTCCCGCGGCCGGGTCGCCTGGAACGTCGTCACCGGCACCCAGGAGAACGGCGCCCGCAACCTCGGGCTGCCCGGGCTCATCCCGCACGATGAGCGCTACCGGCAGGCCGAGGAGTTCGTGGACGTCACCTACCAGCTCTGGGAGGGCTCCTGGGACGACGGCGCGCTGCTGAAGGACCGGGCGCGCGGCGTCTACGCGGACGCGTCCAAGATCCACAAGATCCGGCACAAGGGCGAGTTCTACTCCGTCGAGGGCCCGCACCTGCCTTCGCCGTCGCGCCAGCGCACCCCTCTGCTGTTCCAGGCCGGCGCGTCGGCCACCGGGCGGTCCTTCGCCGCCCGGCACGCGGAGGCCGTGTTCATCGCGGCGCCCAGCCCCGAGGTCGCCGCCGAAGGCATCACCGAGACCCGGCGGCTCGCCGTGGAGGCGGGACGGCTCGCCTCCGACATCAAGTTCTTCCAGGGCATCTCGTTCGTCGTCGGCAGCACCGAGGAGGAGGCGAGGCGCAAGGAGGCGGACCTCGAGGAGTACATCAGCGCCGAGGGCATGCTCGCCCACATGAACTTCGGGACGCGGCCCGACGGCACCGCCTACCCGCCCGAGACGCTCCTCAAGGACATCGACACCGAGACCAGCAAGGGCATCCTGGAGTGGCTGCGGCGCAGCGTCACCGACCGGGAGCCGACCGTCGCCGACCTCGCCGACATCGTCGCCAGGCGGGCCACCCGGCTCGTCGGGACGCCCGAGCAGATCGCTGACGGCCTCCAGGTCTGGAAGGACGCCGGAGTCGACGGCATCAACGTCGTCAACTGGCGGCTTCCCGGCTCCTACCAGGAGTTCATCGACCACGTCATGCCCGTCCTGCGCAAGCGCGGGCTCGCCCAGGAGGAGTACACCGAGGGCTCGCTGCGCAAGAAGCTGTTCGGCACCGACCTGATCAACGACCGCCACCCCGCCGCCCGCCACCGCGGCGCGTTCAAGGAGTCCCGATGA
- a CDS encoding dipeptide ABC transporter ATP-binding protein: MTQPSDPVLEIGGLSVAFGGAEAVSDVSLTLERGRCLALVGESGSGKSVTARSVIGLAGARATVRAETLRVLGKDVLGLSARGLRELRGPSVGLVLQDALVSLDPLRPVGKEIGDALARHTRSTRAERRAKVVELLTSAGVPNPEQRAAQRSGELSGGLRQRALIASAIALDPPLLIADEPTTALDATVQEQILELLLSLKEAGTAVLLISHDLAVVNRIADDIAVMHHGKVVERGPAAQVLGDPRDDYTRRLIAAIPGDRPRGVPLSGPRLETAERTPPAPGSDAEIISATGLAKSYTGPDGVLKPVVEGVSFTLGRGRTLGLVGESGSGKTTTARMALGLVRPDAGELRLAGRPWSALTEPERRPERWRIGAIYQDPLGSFDPRHTVGQILADAVSRGRTTRAGQHRKEIEELLDAVGLPTSVVDRRPLRLSGGQRQRVAIARALAPRPELIVCDEPVSALDVLVQAQVLDLLDDLQRDLGLAYLFISHDLGVVQHVSDDVAVMSDGRIVESGPADRVFTAPEHTYTRRLLDAAPRLAGA; the protein is encoded by the coding sequence ATGACCCAGCCCAGCGATCCCGTCCTGGAGATCGGCGGTCTCAGCGTCGCGTTCGGCGGGGCCGAGGCGGTCTCGGACGTCTCCCTCACGCTCGAGCGCGGGCGCTGCCTCGCCCTGGTCGGCGAGTCGGGCTCGGGCAAGAGCGTCACGGCCCGGTCGGTGATCGGCCTGGCCGGGGCGCGCGCGACGGTCCGTGCGGAAACCCTGCGGGTGCTCGGCAAGGACGTGCTCGGCCTGTCGGCGCGCGGGCTGCGGGAGCTGCGCGGCCCGTCGGTCGGCCTGGTGCTCCAGGACGCGCTCGTCTCGCTCGACCCGCTACGGCCGGTCGGCAAGGAGATCGGCGACGCGCTCGCCCGCCACACCAGGTCGACGCGGGCCGAGCGGCGCGCGAAGGTGGTCGAGCTGCTCACCTCGGCCGGCGTGCCGAACCCCGAGCAGCGGGCCGCGCAGCGCTCAGGCGAGCTGTCCGGCGGGTTGCGGCAGCGCGCGCTCATCGCCTCGGCGATCGCGCTCGACCCCCCGCTGCTCATCGCCGACGAGCCCACCACCGCCCTCGACGCGACGGTCCAGGAGCAGATCCTCGAACTGCTCCTGAGCCTCAAGGAGGCCGGTACCGCGGTCCTGCTCATCAGCCACGACCTCGCCGTGGTGAACCGGATCGCCGACGACATCGCGGTCATGCACCACGGCAAGGTCGTCGAGCGCGGACCGGCCGCCCAGGTGCTCGGCGACCCGCGCGACGACTACACGCGGCGGCTCATCGCGGCCATCCCCGGCGACCGGCCGCGCGGCGTGCCGCTGTCCGGGCCGCGGCTGGAGACGGCCGAGCGGACGCCGCCCGCACCCGGGTCCGACGCGGAGATCATCAGCGCGACGGGACTCGCCAAGTCCTACACCGGACCGGACGGCGTGCTGAAGCCCGTCGTGGAGGGCGTGTCGTTCACGCTCGGGCGCGGCCGGACCCTCGGGCTCGTCGGCGAGTCCGGGTCGGGCAAGACGACGACCGCGCGGATGGCGCTCGGGCTCGTCCGGCCGGACGCGGGCGAACTGAGGCTCGCGGGCCGCCCGTGGAGCGCGCTGACCGAGCCGGAACGCCGCCCCGAACGGTGGCGGATCGGGGCGATCTACCAGGATCCGCTCGGTTCGTTCGATCCGCGGCACACCGTCGGGCAGATCCTCGCCGACGCCGTCAGCCGGGGCAGGACCACCCGGGCCGGGCAGCACCGCAAGGAGATCGAGGAACTGCTCGACGCGGTCGGGCTGCCCACGTCCGTGGTGGACCGGCGGCCGCTGCGGCTGTCGGGCGGGCAGCGGCAAAGGGTCGCGATCGCCCGCGCGCTGGCGCCGCGGCCCGAGCTGATCGTCTGCGACGAGCCCGTGTCGGCGTTGGACGTCCTGGTCCAGGCGCAGGTCCTCGACCTGCTGGACGACCTCCAGCGCGACCTCGGCCTCGCCTACCTGTTCATCTCGCACGACCTCGGGGTCGTCCAACACGTCAGCGACGACGTCGCGGTGATGAGCGACGGCCGGATCGTCGAGTCGGGACCGGCCGACCGGGTCTTCACCGCGCCCGAGCACACCTACACGCGCAGGCTCCTGGACGCCGCGCCCCGGCTGGCCGGCGCCTGA
- a CDS encoding acyl-CoA dehydrogenase family protein, whose translation MTAPLPVADDEAAYERLAARFRPVFARIAEGTVDRELHRGLAHEPVAWLKEAGFGAVRVPVELGGSGASVTQLFRLLVELGEADSNLPQILRAHFGLLEERLHDADGDARERWLKRIGAGAIIGNATTEIGGGALGAVGTTLTGDGPTWELTGTKHYSTGSLYADWIAVLARRGEEAQGFALVAADAPGVERIDDWDGFGQRLTGSGTTVLEGAEVEPADVFWFADRGPNYMIAFYQLFHLATLSGIGRAVVRDAAEYVRGRKRVFSHGSGPSPAEDPLVQQVVGRISGLAFAAEATTLAAVARLEAINALRAAGEVPQEVFDAAEIAASQAHITVADTVLRAANLLFETGGASTVQRTKALDRHWRNARTLAVHNPVIYKERVVGDHLVNQAAPAYSWIVGVRK comes from the coding sequence ATGACCGCCCCGCTCCCCGTCGCCGATGACGAGGCCGCCTACGAGCGGCTCGCGGCGCGGTTCCGCCCCGTCTTCGCGCGGATCGCGGAGGGCACGGTGGACCGGGAGCTCCACCGCGGCCTCGCCCACGAACCCGTCGCGTGGTTGAAAGAGGCCGGGTTCGGCGCGGTGCGGGTGCCGGTCGAGCTCGGCGGGTCCGGCGCGTCCGTCACCCAGCTGTTCCGGCTGCTCGTCGAGCTCGGCGAGGCCGACTCCAACCTGCCGCAGATCCTGCGCGCCCACTTCGGCCTGCTCGAAGAGCGGCTGCACGACGCCGACGGCGACGCCCGCGAACGCTGGCTGAAGCGGATCGGCGCGGGCGCGATCATCGGGAACGCCACGACCGAGATCGGCGGCGGCGCCCTCGGCGCCGTCGGGACCACGCTCACCGGCGACGGGCCGACGTGGGAGCTGACCGGCACCAAGCACTACAGCACCGGCAGCCTGTACGCCGACTGGATCGCGGTCCTCGCCCGGCGCGGCGAGGAGGCGCAGGGCTTCGCGCTGGTCGCCGCCGACGCCCCGGGCGTCGAACGGATCGACGACTGGGACGGCTTCGGCCAGCGCCTCACCGGCTCGGGCACCACCGTGCTGGAAGGCGCCGAGGTCGAGCCCGCCGACGTGTTCTGGTTCGCCGACCGCGGCCCCAACTACATGATCGCCTTCTACCAGCTGTTCCACCTGGCGACGCTCAGCGGGATCGGCCGGGCCGTCGTGCGGGACGCCGCCGAGTACGTCCGCGGGCGCAAGCGGGTGTTCAGCCACGGCAGCGGCCCGTCCCCGGCGGAGGACCCGCTGGTCCAGCAGGTCGTCGGGCGGATCTCCGGGCTGGCGTTCGCGGCCGAGGCGACGACCCTCGCCGCCGTCGCCCGGCTCGAGGCGATCAACGCGCTCCGCGCCGCGGGGGAGGTGCCGCAGGAGGTCTTCGACGCGGCCGAGATCGCCGCGTCGCAGGCGCACATCACGGTCGCCGACACCGTCCTGCGGGCGGCGAACCTGCTGTTCGAGACCGGGGGCGCCTCGACCGTCCAGCGCACCAAGGCGCTCGACCGGCACTGGCGCAACGCGCGCACCCTCGCGGTGCACAACCCGGTCATCTACAAGGAACGCGTGGTCGGCGACCACCTGGTGAACCAGGCGGCCCCGGCCTACTCGTGGATCGTGGGAGTACGGAAGTGA
- a CDS encoding acyl-CoA dehydrogenase family protein has translation MNELDLIPDPSVPDDPALRHWTGVAAEVAAKLRADVIERDAANMEPHTEMALLREHGLLSLTVPAEFGGHGQPWRTGLQVSRLIARTDASVAHILAYHYAWLRVLEYFRTPESDGQLRETAARGLVWASPGHNRAGFPKLIPVEGGQVVTGDSGFATGAPVCDRIFTRVVHAGTGRAMAVALDAAAEGIAYTGTWDVLGQRLTASREITLTEVPVPDAAILADLGPLDAAPPPYQALGVLNFQLIFGTLQLGVAEGALLEGAEYTRTRTRPWYHSLVEKGSDEPFILQGYGGHVARLQAVSALVDRAEKALLWLYERGEEATPAERAAVAETIVSLKISSTEASLTAASELFDLTGARSTATDVGLGRFWRDLRTLSLHDPVAYKQHELGRYFVNGHEPEASGYR, from the coding sequence GTGAACGAGCTGGACCTCATCCCGGACCCGAGCGTCCCGGACGACCCCGCGCTGCGCCACTGGACCGGCGTCGCCGCCGAGGTCGCCGCGAAGCTGCGCGCCGACGTCATCGAGCGCGACGCGGCGAACATGGAGCCGCACACCGAGATGGCGCTGCTGCGCGAGCACGGGCTGCTCTCGCTGACCGTCCCGGCCGAGTTCGGCGGGCACGGGCAGCCGTGGCGGACGGGCCTCCAGGTCTCCCGGCTCATCGCCCGCACCGACGCCTCCGTCGCGCACATCCTCGCCTACCACTACGCGTGGCTGCGGGTGCTGGAGTACTTCCGGACGCCCGAGTCCGACGGGCAGCTCCGCGAGACCGCCGCGCGCGGGCTGGTGTGGGCGAGCCCGGGGCACAACCGGGCGGGGTTCCCCAAGCTGATCCCGGTCGAAGGCGGCCAGGTCGTCACCGGTGACAGCGGCTTCGCCACGGGAGCCCCGGTCTGCGACCGGATCTTCACCCGCGTCGTGCACGCCGGGACCGGGCGTGCGATGGCCGTCGCGCTGGACGCCGCCGCCGAGGGCATCGCCTACACCGGGACCTGGGACGTGCTCGGGCAGCGCCTCACCGCGAGCCGCGAGATCACGCTGACCGAGGTGCCCGTCCCCGACGCCGCGATCCTCGCCGACCTCGGGCCACTGGACGCCGCGCCGCCGCCGTACCAGGCGCTCGGCGTGCTCAACTTCCAGCTCATCTTCGGCACGCTGCAACTGGGCGTCGCCGAGGGCGCGCTGCTGGAGGGCGCCGAGTACACGCGGACCCGCACCAGGCCCTGGTACCACTCGCTCGTGGAGAAGGGCAGCGACGAGCCGTTCATCCTCCAGGGCTACGGCGGCCACGTCGCCCGGCTCCAGGCGGTCTCCGCGCTGGTCGACCGGGCCGAGAAGGCGCTGCTCTGGCTCTACGAGCGCGGCGAGGAGGCGACACCCGCCGAGCGCGCGGCGGTCGCCGAGACGATCGTGAGCTTGAAGATCTCCTCCACGGAGGCTTCGCTGACCGCCGCGTCGGAGCTGTTCGACCTGACCGGCGCCCGGTCCACCGCCACCGACGTCGGCCTCGGCCGCTTCTGGCGCGACCTCCGCACCCTGAGCCTCCACGACCCGGTCGCCTACAAGCAGCACGAGCTGGGCCGCTACTTCGTCAACGGCCACGAACCCGAAGCCTCCGGCTACCGCTGA